The genomic segment GGGGCGGCGGCGCTGGCCATAACCGCATCATACAGGGTGACATTCAACGGCGGCTTGTGCGTGTTCATGTCCGTATTGAAAAGGATGTTTTTCATCCACAGGGCGTGGCCGCCTGAATCCGTGAAATTATTCATCGTATGGACGGGGGTTTCGTCGGTTTCTCCCGCTTCCTCAATCACCGTGAGCTGTTCGCCATCGATATTGTAAGCCGGGATCACCAGAGAGCGGAGACTGTCGGCGAGTTTCGCATCGCCGTACAAGGCATTGAGAGAGCGGGAAAGGTTTGCCGTATTGTAATGGCCCTGCCGGAAAATGGCGTTGAGCTGCCCGATTTTCATCATCCGGTTGTTGAAATCGTGTATCAGGCCGCGAAATTCCCGGAATCTGTCTGCCGGGAAAATGTTAAGTCCCTCGCGTTCGTAAAAGCGGACCATGTGCCGCGCGCGGTATTTCGGCCGGTCGGGCTTGTCTGGATGGCGCAGGGTGAGGGCGGCGTTGAGGATAGAGCCTGTTGAAGGGCCGCAAAAAACATCCACCATATCGGCCATGCGCAGGCCCGTCGTTTTTTCAATCCGGCTCATGATATGCGCGGGGATCAGGCCGCGCATGCCGCCGCCGTAATTGAAGAGGGCTATCAAAGGCCGTTC from the Rhodospirillales bacterium genome contains:
- a CDS encoding patatin-like phospholipase family protein; translated protein: MAPNERPLIALFNYGGGMRGLIPAHIMSRIEKTTGLRMADMVDVFCGPSTGSILNAALTLRHPDKPDRPKYRARHMVRFYEREGLNIFPADRFREFRGLIHDFNNRMMKIGQLNAIFRQGHYNTANLSRSLNALYGDAKLADSLRSLVIPAYNIDGEQLTVIEEAGETDETPVHTMNNFTDSGGHALWMKNILFNTDMNTHKPPLNVTLYDAVMASAAAPTYFPCHHFKASQPGIAAEHEYTAIDGSIFDNPCISYAGALRQHLTPGQKLVMIGLGTGTVNRSVKKEAWNSYGSLGVVDPVNDLPLINILFHASESALMESFAAEMSGHLYLFNKSLVKDREKDWPNTQLDDGSPENLKKLKNFAELIIEENQALFDEVCHILATNRDRMEKEKPFLDKLKTKIFSSS